The genomic stretch tgctgggattacaggtgtgagccaccgcgtccagctgacattcttcttcttcttcttcttcttcttcttcttattattattattttgagatggagtctctgttgccaggctggagtgcagtggcgtgatctcggctcactgcaatctctacctcctgggtttaagagattctcctgcctcagcctcctaagtagatgggactacaggcacactccaccatgcccagctaatttttttgtatttttaatagagacggggtttaatcatgatggccaggatggtctcgatctcttgacctcgtgatcggcccagcttggcctcccaaagtgttgggattacaggcatgagccactgtgcctggccaacattattttttttaaagctgtatttttattttattttattttttgagatggagtttcactcttgttgcccaggctggagtgcaatggcacaatctcggctcactgcagcctccaccttccaggttaaagggattcttctgcctcagcctcccaagtagctgggattacaggcatgcaccaccacgcccggctgattttgtatttttagtatagatggggtttctccatattggtcaggctggtcttgaactcctgacctcatgatctacttgcctcggtctcccagagtgctgggattacaggtgtgagccaccgcgcctggcctccagaacatttttatcatccccAAAAGAAATTCCCAAACCCATTAGCAACCACTCTTATTTTTGTCTCTCTTCAGCCTCTGACAAACactaatatgcttttttttttttttttttgagatggagtctacctctgtcgccaaggctggagtgcagtggtgtactctcggctcactgcaacctctgcctcccaggttcaagagattctcctgcctcagcctcctgagtagttgggattacagctaatttttgtattttttagtagagacggggtttcactgtgttggccaggctggtcttgaactcctgacctcaggtgatccgcccacctcagcctcccaaagtgctgggatcacaggtgtgagccaccgcgccctgcagtgtctttcttcttttacttagcatcatgttttcaaggttcatccatgttgtagcattaatcagtacttcatttctattTATGGTGAATAGTGTTCCATTATAGGTATATACagcattttatccattcatcgggtggacatttggattgtttctccTTTTTTGCTGTTATGAGTAATGCTGTTATGCACATTTATGTATCAAGTTTTGTGAGGACATattctcatttctcttgggtctatacgtaggagtagaattgctaggtcatggGGTAACTCTGTTTAAGCTTTTGAGGAACTCCCAGACTGTACTTCCCACAGTGGCCAGCCCAtcttacattcccagcagcagcaTATGAGGATtacagtttctccatatccttgcctaCACATGTTATCTGATTATAGGCATCCCAGCAGGTGTgaagtgctatctcattgtggttttcatttgcagttCCCTGGTAgctagtgatgttaagcatcttttcgtGTATTTATTgcccatttgtgtatcttccttggagaaatgtctagtcacattctttgctcatttttaaattgtattattcatctttttactATGGAGTTGTTCTAGATACAGGtcccttatcaaatatatgatttgcaaatattttctcccactctgtgggctgctttttcactttcttgatgtgGTCCTTCAAAtcacaaaagcttttaattttgataaagtccagtttatttattttttcttttgttacttatgcttttggtgtcatagttAAGAAGACTTTGCATTATTTTCAAGTATTCATGGAACATTAACCAAAATTAACCATACACTGGGTCACAAACCAAGTTTCAGCAAATTTTAAATGATCGAAATCCATCATAGCATGTTTTCTGACCACAACAGACTTAATCTAgacatcagtaataaaaagacaactagAAAACCCCCCGTTGTTTGGCAATGAAGCAGGAGAGTTTTAACCAAtgggactgggcatggtgactcatgcttgtaatcccagcactctgcggggccgaggcaggcagatcgcttgaggtcaggagttcgagaccagccccgccaacatggcaaaaccccgtctccactaaaaatacaaaaattagcctcacatggtggtgcacacctgtagttccagctacttgggaggctgaggcaggaggattgcttgaacccgggaggcggagttgcagtgagccgagatagtgccactgccctccagcctgggtgacagagggagactccgtctcaaaaaaataaaataaattttaaaaaataattaatgagtaAGGTAGAAATTGtaacagaaattagaaaatatttttaactaaatgaTAATGAAGATACAACATATCAAACTTGTGATGTATAGCTAAAGCtgtgtttagagagaaatttatagccttaaatatgtgcattagaaaagaggaaaggcgAAAGTCAATTATGTATCAATCTCAAACACtacaaaataattagcaaatAAAGTGAGAGAATGACCATGTGGCTACCTGGGGAATgtgagacagagggagaaagacTTGGCTCTGTTGGGGAGGAGCACGCCTTAAACAGGCTGGCTGTAGGTTTGCGTGGGTTTGTAGCTTAGCTCTCTGTTAACCCTTCACTAGCTGAGGGACTTTGGGCAAATATTTTCCTCCTGAGTGTCTGTTTTTCCATCCATAAAATAGGTAGAAAGTCCCACCTCCTGAGTttgttgtaagttttttttttgtttgtttttgttttgagacagagtcttgttctgttgcccaggctggagtgcagtggcgcagtctcggctcactgcaagctccacctcccgggttcacgccattctcctgcctcagcctcctgagtagctgggaccacaggtgcccgccaccacacctggctaattttttttgtatttttagtagagatggggtttcaccatgttagccaggatggtgtttgTTGTAAGTTTTGAATGAGTCTACATGCAAGCAGCAGTAGCTTAGAACAGTGCTCAGCACCAAGTGGGTGCTGTCCTAATTATGAGGATTGTCTATGTCTTTGTGAGAGTCTTTCACATCTCACAGGCCACAAGCCTGTGTTTTCCCTGCTCTGTAGGCATGAGGCAGGGCCCAGGTTCCATGTGATGCTGAAGCTCTGACATTCCTGCAGGCCCAGTTCCAAGGCTCCGGCATCCTGTGTCTCACTGAGCACTGCTGCCCAATGGCCATCCCCAAGCACTCCCTGAGCCCAGTGCCGTGGGAAGAGGACAGCTTCCTTCAAGtgaaggtggaggaggaagaggaagccaGCCTCTCCCAGGGCGGAGAATCCAGCCATGACCACATTGCTCACTCTGAGGCTGCACGCCTGCGCTTCCGGCACTTCCGCTATGAGGAGGCATCTGGTCCACACGAGGCCCTGACCCACCTCCGAGCGCTGTGCTGTCAGTGGCTGCAGCCCGAGGCGCACTCCAAGGAGCAGATACTGGAGCTGCTGGTGCTGGAGCAGTTCCTGGGTGCGCTGCCCCCAGAGATCCAAGCCTGGGTGGGAGCCCAGAGTCCCAAGAGCGGAGAGGAAGCCGCTGTGCTGGTGGAGGATCTGACTCAGGTGCTGGACAAGAGAGGTAAAGGGGCGCCGTGGGCAGCTTCACGGCACACCAGGGGTACACCCTGGACAGGAACATGGGAGCACAGGGCTCTGGTTTGGGGTTGCTCATGCACCCATTCTCACATTTGTACTTTACCGTAACTCTCACACACTGTTGTAGACAGGTGTGTTTTGGTTGCAGGTGACCAAAAGCGAGCTGAAATGGGCTGAAGCAAAGAAGGGTAAGGAGGCAGCAGATATGGCTATATCCAGAAGATCTGTTGACAACATCAGaactctcttcttcctctcttgttCTGTTTCTCAGTTGGTTTTTTCTGTGTTAGCTTCATTCTTATTTTAGGTTCTCTTTCCAAAGGGGTTACAGATAGCCAGGAACCCCAGGCTTATGTCTTACCAATGTAGAAACCCCGGGGTAATAACAATAAGAGGTCCCTGGTCTGAGCCCCCACTGGCCTGGTTGGGATCTTATGTTTGTGTTTGGCCAACCAAATCCCAGGGACTAACAGTGAGCAACTGGCTGTTTCTCAGAGGAAACCAGACGAGGGCCTCGGTGCCTGGGGTGGCTGTTGGGGGAGACGGAAATACCAGATGTCCCTGTGCACCTTCTCTGTGCCCACCCTGGGCTGGCCTCCAGGATTTGGGTGGGTCAGACCTACCCCAGGCTCAGCTGGGCACTGTTACTCACAGAGACCCACACAAACATCCCAACCCAGGGAGGTCCAGTGGGATGCAGGGAAGACCCAGCCTTGGGACAATCCAgagcagggagtggtggctcgTCTCAGATGGGCTTGGCCTGGCCTATTGGCAACAGATAGGAGGTGGGCATACCACACACTGGGAGGAAACGTGCAGTGTGCAGGAGGAATGTGGAGTCTGGATACAGCTGAATCATCAAGGCTCAGTAGATCCAACCGCTGCTTCTCTTCCTGGCCATGTGACTcccttgtgcctcagtttactcatggGTAAAATGGGGATTGTAATAAAAACGCCCACCTTAGTGGTGTTGAGAGATACAAGGCAATACCCGTGCAGCACCTgaaatggtgcctggcacagattAAATAAATGGTAACTGCAACTGTTAGGATAATTTGTTCAGCTCTGGGAGAAACAGGCCTCTCTGGAACAGAGGTTGGTCTATGCCCAAGCAGATgtcacagagacagggagaggaaggagggagtggCCCCGTCCTCCCACAGGGTTGGCCAAAGCTCAGAGAAAGGGCAAAATGCAGAGGGAATGGTGGGGTCAAAGGCCTGGCAGTGTGATTTGCACTGGTGTATTCTGGTAAAAGCAGGTGGTGTGATGTTTCTGGAgtagaggaaggaagggggagacAGGGCCAAGCAGATGGCTGGGGGAGCAGGGGAGACTGCCTGTGGACCTGGAGGAGAACATTCTGGAGCTGAAATCCCAACTGGGCCACTAGCTAACTGTGATCCTGTACCGGTTACTCAACACCTTCCCTCAGCTGgatttcagtttccccatctgcaacaGAATCACAGCAATACCTCCTTCTGAGAGCAGGTCGAAGCTGAAATGAGGCAATGGAAGTCACCCACTGTGCTTGGGGCCCAGCACGACAAGAGCCTGATAGTGGTTAGTGGCCCTGGAAGGCCAGTGGCACAGCGTCCATGGCttacagatggggagactgagtcCCAGATGAGGGCAGGACTGCTTAAGGTGGTAGAGCTGGGGTTTGAGTCCAGTTTCTGCACTGCTGAGCCCCACTGTGGACTTGAGCAGTGGGTATtccacctgtctctgcctcctccctggAATCCATCCAGTAGATGTGCCAGATTATGTGTCCTTTGCACCCATGCAGGGCAGGTCAGTGCGAGCATTCCTCTACCTCATGCACACTCTGATCTCCAAGAGCACCTCTGCCACACTCTGCCTTCATAGTACTTTACAATGTAGGGGCTTGAGAGGCCAGGTGGGTACCTCACGTACTCACCCCCAGCAGCCATATTCTACCTGGGGTTCTACTTGCAGAAATTTTCACCGTCGTGGGCTTCTGGATGGATTCCCTCATTCAGCCAGAATTCACTGAGCACCTGTGGACACATCCAGGCCTAGACGCAAGTGTCGAGTGTGAGGGACAGAACTGCCACCCCACAGAGATCAGAGCCTACAGGGGTCACATCCAGGCCTAGAGGCAAGGTGTTGAGTGTGAGGGAGAGAACTGCAACCCCACAGAGATCAGAGCCTGCAGGGGTGCATGTGCTCAGGGTCCTGACGAGGACagaccctccctctctctctgtctccagatCAGTTCCACATCAGGGTTTCTCCTCTTGACTCTTGAGCCAAAATTGGGAGCCTTGAAAGATGGCAAGTTTGCTGGGAGGAGGAGAAATCAGAACCCATGGTGTAGTTTTGGATGGTGTGGGAGGACAGCCCTGCACCCTTTGTCATCCAAGACACCAAATAAGAAACTTCCCCTTGGAACTGGGGCCAGATGTTAGGAACGGGCCACATCTCCCCTTACAAAGTGTGACCGGGGCCCTCGGCAGAGTAGGGGAGGCTTGGTGTGGTAGGAGGAGTGACAGTGTGGTTCGGACTGTTTCAGGATGGGATCCAGGAGCCGAGCCCACAGAGGCAAGCTGCAAGCAGAGTGACCTGGGAGAGTCAGAGCCATCAAATGTGGTCACTGAGACCCTCATGGGAGGTGTTTCCCTTGGACCCGCCTTTGTCAAGGCATGTGAACCTGAGGGCAGCTCAGAGAGGTCTGGACTATCAGGGGAGATCTGGACAAAGTCTGTCACCCAACAGATCCATTTCAAGAAAACTCCAGGGCCTTACAAGGATGTCCCCACAGACCAGCGTGGCCGTGAATCTGGTGCCTCGAGGAACAGTTCTAGTGCGTGGCCAACCCTCACCTCCCAAGAGAAGCCTCCTTCAGAAGACAAATTTGATGTGGTGGATGCTTATGGGACAGAGCCTCCATACACCTACTCAGGGAAGAGGCCCTCCCAGTGTCGCGAGTGCAGGAAGATGTTCCAGAGTGCTTCGGCGCTCGAGGCACACCAGAAGACCCATTCTCGGAAGACCCCATATGCCTGCAGcgagtgtgggaaagccttcagccGGAGCACTCACCTTGCCCAGCACCAGGTTGTCCACACAGGGGCGAAGCCCCATgagtgtaaggaatgtgggaaggccttcagcCGAGTCACCCACCTGACTCAGCACCAAAggattcatactggagagaaaccctacaaatgtgggGAATGTGGTAAAACCTTCAGCCGCAGCACTCACCTCACCCAGCACCAGCGGGTGCACACGGGGGAGCGGCCCTACGAGTGTGACGCGTGTGGGAAGGCCTTCAGCCAGAGCACGCACCTGACTCAGCACCAGCGCATCCACACCGGGGAGAAGCCCTACAAGTGTGACGCGTGTGGCCGAGCCTTCAGCGACTGCTCAGCCCTGATCCGACATCTGAGAATCCACTCTGGAGAGAAGCCATATCAGTGTAAGGTTTGTCCGAAGGCCTTCGCACAGAGCTCCTCCCTCATTGAGCACCAGAGGATCCACACGGGAGAGAAGCCTTACAAGTGCAGCGACTGTGGGAAGGCCTTCAGCCGTAGCTCAGCCCTGATGGTTCACTTGCGGATCCACATCACGGTGCTGCAGTGACCGGAAGTCGCCCCTGGGGGCGTAGCACAGCGTCTTCTCGGAGGCTCAACGTCTAAGAGAAACCCTGAGTTCCTCAAGAGCCACAGACAGGGTGGGTGATTGATGAGTTGTCAAAATGATAGGTGCCTGAGGGCAGACTCGGGCTGTCTAGGAACAACTCTGCATTTGAGGAACCCTGATGAGCACAAGGTGATTCAGGCCAGCTGGAGAAGCTTCCAGAAGGGCCCTGCACTGCCACCCTCTATTTCCCACTCAGGGCTGTCCCAGAGAGAAGGCAGCTGAGCTGAGGATTTAGACTGGTTCTGAGGGCCAGGGCAAATGAAGGCGCATGTCTCTCAGAACTCAGCGTCCCAAGACGCTCTGGGCGGGCAGACTGTAGCTTGTTCTCATGTGGTTCTTCTGGCCTGCTTTTCTGCTGCTTAGCCCAGAACGGACACCTGCCATGCCCACCTCTGTGCCTTGGCACCTACTCTTTCCACTCCAGCCTATTTTGTGCCTAACTGCAAGGCTGACTTTTGAGACTGCCTCTTCCACGATGCCTTTTCCACACTCTGCCTCTCTCATGGTTTCCTGTCGTAATCAGTGGTGCTGCTTGACACCTGCCCAGCATGTTcctgtctctccttttccttccacaTCCCACCAGTCACCAGCGCTATTGTTTTAACCTAAAGCTTATCTGTAATTCACCTCCTTTTCCACCACTGCTACCTTATGTGAGCCCTCATTGCCTCTTGCGTGGATTATAGCCGGGGTCTCCTTCCTGACCCCTTCCTGCCTTTATTCTCTGCCCCTGTATCACTCTCCAGGGGACTCTTGATACTACTTAGATCTGACTGTGTCACTCCAAGGTGGAAAGCTCTCCAACCCATCTTCTACAGCACAGCTTCCTGAACAGGGGGTATAAGTATGCTGAGATGCAGGCTGCTCTGGGCCCCGAGCAACCTCTCCAGTTATCCTCATATGCATGTATGAATACTGTCATTTTTCTGTGCGTGCAGTGAAAATGGCCTCATCTCATACCATGGCTCCACCTTCCATACACCAGCCACACGGAACTACTGTGGTCCCTGAAGGAGCCATACATTTTCCCACTTATGTGCCTTTGTACCTGTGCCTGGAAccctcctctcctttttctttttctttttctttttttttttttttgagacagagtcttgctctgtcgcccaggctggagtgcagtttcgcgatctcggcttactgcaagctctgcctcccgggttcatgccattctcctgcctcagcctcccgagtagctgggactacaggcgcctgccaccacgcccagctaattttttttttttttttgtatttttagtagagatggggtttcaccgtgttagccagcatggtctcgatctcctgacctcgtgatccacccgcctcggcctcccaaagtgctgggattacaggcgtgagccactgcacctggccctccttTTTCATCTAAGGTGTTTCAAGTGTCGCCCAAAGAAACCTCCCTGCTCTCCGGGAGCAGACTTCAGCTTGCCCTCTCTGCTTCCAGAGCACCTCCTAGATACCTCTCTTACAACTCCTACCACCTTGTTTTACTTATTTGCTCCTTGTAGAGCTTATAGTCTGCCTTTTCCAAGGATACCATAAACTCCTGAGAGCAGGGGCCATGTCTTACTCTCAGTATCTACAACACACAAGACTCAGTAGGCCCTGACTGATGTCTCTTACATGAATGTGACTGGTGCCCCCAGGAGGCAGTCACCGTGCTGTCTCTGCCCCATATTGTCCTTATGTATGTTTACATGGATGTCTCCCCAgcagcttgaaccctggagagcAAGAACAATCTGATTTTCCTGGGGGCCAGCACCCAGATAAGCCTGGCATGCAGTGGCCTCAATAAAATGTGACTGTATTGAGTCATTTTCTAGGGCCCCAGATCCCCTGGTGTCATGGACTTAGTCTTTGCCAGCattctgtccatgtgttctctggTCTTCTCTCACAATGCTGCATCCCTGTCCCATTTTTAGGGTCCCTGTCTATCACTGGATGCTACAGCTTCTGTTCATTACTGTTAGCGTATCATTCTTCATGCCTCTGTTTCTGTGATGGTCTCATCATATGTGAACCATTTGACCTGGCGTATTGTGTACTAGTCACCGTCACCATCTCTCCATATGTATCTCCCTGTATTTCGGGCCCATTCCCTCTATGTCAAGAGTAAATAGAGGCACAGAGACTGATGAGAAACGTTCGTAACATGAAGGTAAGACTCAGGGAGACAGAGACTTTGTGGAAGTATCTCTGAGGGAGTCCCAGACACAGGCAGAGAGGGCCACATATCGTGTGCCAGAGGCTGAGAGACTGAGAGGGATGCCAGGCTTAGGGGAAAACTCAGAGAGGAGAGATGCACATTCCTAGTGAAATGATTGCACAGGCTTCCAGCACGCTGGAGGGAACAGAAAAGGCATGGGCCTGAATTCAGGCTGCAGAGCCTGACTCCTCCCTGTGGCTACTTTTGGGACCTAAGATAAGTGACTTTCCTGAACCTCCATGACCTCCTCATATGTAAACCAGGGACAGGACCCACCTTGTGTAGTGCCTGACCCAAAGCCTGGCCCTGCACACTGCCTCTGACTCACAGCAATCATCAGCACCTCTCTTTGCCTCCTACTTGCTCAGTCTCTGTCACAAGAACTGGATCTCCATCCCCTTGATGCTCTGAGCATCTTCACCCATTTGGTCGTTGAGACATATCTGTCCATGTCTGTCTAAAAGGGGAGGAGATGAGGGAGAAAAAAGGGAATCTACTCAGAGCCTGTGTGTGCTGCCCGGTCTaccaaataatttatatacatcTCAGTCCTCACACAACCATCCctgttttatagaagaggaagTGGCTTAGAGAATGTAACTGACCAAAGTCACACTGCCAGGAACTGGAAGCACTAGGATTTGACAGCATATCCAAATACGTCAGCAATTTCAATAAACATGACTGTACTCAACAAACCAAGTGTAAAGACAAATTCTAACAGATTGAATTTCTTTTTGGACCAGCCATATGTTCTTTAGAAAAGATACACCTAAAACAAGGATATGGGAAGTTGAGGGCAAAGGGATAGAAAAGGATATACAAGGTAGGCATGAAACTGAAGAAAGCTGATGGAGCTGCATTAGTCGCGCAAAACAGACATTAAGGTATAAAAGCATTTTAAGAATCATGGGGTCACtatgtttttataaaagaaacaatCTATTAGGAAGATGTAATAGTTCAAAACCAGGCACATAATACGAGTCTTGTTGAACAGAATCACAGTGAGAAACTGACGAAATCTTAAGTGTACTTGGAAGTGCTAACACGTTCTTTATGATAGAAAACATTtgaagaggccgggtgcggtggctcccacctgtaatcccagcactttgggaggccaagacagacggatcacgaggtcaggagtgcgaggcaagcctgggcaacatagtgaaactgtctacaaaaaatacgaaaattagccagcctgggccgggcacagtggatcacacgtaatcccagcactttgggaggccaagacaggcaggtcacgaggtcaggagattgagatcatcctggctaacatggtgtgtaaccccttctctactaaaaatacaaaaaattggccaggcacggtggctcacgcctgtaatcccagcactttgggaggccaaggcaggaggatcacgaggtcaggagttcgagaccagcctgaccagcgtggtgacaccctgtctctactaaaaatacaaaaaattagctggatgtggtggtgtgtacctgtaatcccagctactaaggaggctgaggcaggagaatcgcttgaacccaggaggcggaggttgcagtgagccaagatcgcgccattgcactccagcctgggcaacagagcgagactctgtctcaaaaaaaaaaaaaaaagccaggcatggtggcacacgcctgtagatccagctaatcaggaggctgaggcaggagaattg from Pan paniscus chromosome 20, NHGRI_mPanPan1-v2.0_pri, whole genome shotgun sequence encodes the following:
- the ZSCAN22 gene encoding zinc finger and SCAN domain-containing protein 22 isoform X1; this encodes MAIPKHSLSPVPWEEDSFLQVKVEEEEEASLSQGGESSHDHIAHSEAARLRFRHFRYEEASGPHEALTHLRALCCQWLQPEAHSKEQILELLVLEQFLGALPPEIQAWVGAQSPKSGEEAAVLVEDLTQVLDKRGWDPGAEPTEASCKQSDLGESEPSNVVTETLMGGVSLGPAFVKACEPEGSSERSGLSGEIWTKSVTQQIHFKKTPGPYKDVPTDQRGRESGASRNSSSAWPTLTSQEKPPSEDKFDVVDAYGTEPPYTYSGKRPSQCRECRKMFQSASALEAHQKTHSRKTPYACSECGKAFSRSTHLAQHQVVHTGAKPHECKECGKAFSRVTHLTQHQRIHTGEKPYKCGECGKTFSRSTHLTQHQRVHTGERPYECDACGKAFSQSTHLTQHQRIHTGEKPYKCDACGRAFSDCSALIRHLRIHSGEKPYQCKVCPKAFAQSSSLIEHQRIHTGEKPYKCSDCGKAFSRSSALMVHLRIHITVLQ
- the ZSCAN22 gene encoding zinc finger and SCAN domain-containing protein 22 isoform X2; translated protein: MAIPKHSLSPVPWEEDSFLQVKVEEEEEASLSQGGESSHDHIAHSEAARLRFRHFRYEEASGPHEALTHLRALCCQWLQPEAHSKEQILELLVLEQFLGALPPEIQAWVGAQSPKSGEEAAVLVEDLTQDGIQEPSPQRQAASRVTWESQSHQMWSLRPSWEVFPLDPPLSRHVNLRAAQRGLDYQGRSGQSLSPNRSISRKLQGLTRMSPQTSVAVNLVPRGTVLVRGQPSPPKRSLLQKTNLMWWMLMGQSLHTPTQGRGPPSVASAGRCSRVLRRSRHTRRPILGRPHMPAASVGKPSAGALTLPSTRLSTQGRSPMSVRNVGRPSAESPT